A part of Streptomyces sp. DSM 40750 genomic DNA contains:
- a CDS encoding DUF4307 domain-containing protein: MSTASTQLPEGRYGRSADERADRKLKAIGAVLGAALLVLIGWFAYHYVAGNRISVEIYTFDTSANSVKVHLRGDKDAGVKGYCTVRSQSEDGAEVGRADFRFDADTTDIDEVFTLKTTSRGTTAELLGCHAN, encoded by the coding sequence ATGAGCACGGCGAGCACTCAGCTGCCCGAGGGCCGTTACGGCCGCTCCGCGGACGAGCGCGCCGACCGCAAGCTCAAGGCCATCGGCGCCGTCCTGGGCGCCGCCCTCCTCGTCCTCATCGGCTGGTTCGCCTACCACTACGTCGCCGGCAACAGGATCAGTGTCGAGATCTACACCTTCGACACCTCGGCGAATTCGGTGAAGGTGCATCTCAGGGGCGACAAGGACGCGGGCGTCAAGGGCTACTGCACCGTGCGCTCCCAGTCCGAGGACGGCGCCGAGGTCGGCCGCGCCGACTTCCGCTTCGATGCCGACACCACGGACATCGACGAGGTCTTCACCCTGAAGACGACGTCGCGCGGCACCACGGCCGAGCTGCTCGGCTGTCACGCCAACTGA
- a CDS encoding MarR family winged helix-turn-helix transcriptional regulator: MSMDMTTVGDNGLLDTLQHEVAVFARRAEQTRLGGVGQVRNSMDRAAYLLLNRLDKEGPMGVKALAASMGIDSSTVTRQVAPLVDTGLVKRTSHPEDGRAVVLQLSPRGLSRLEEVRSSRRQLMAELTQDWAPEEREAFCSLLTRFNTALSTRMAAAPEAPSAS; the protein is encoded by the coding sequence ATGTCGATGGACATGACGACCGTCGGTGACAACGGTCTTCTCGACACGCTGCAGCACGAGGTAGCGGTGTTCGCACGCCGTGCCGAGCAGACCCGGCTCGGCGGCGTCGGGCAGGTGCGCAACTCCATGGACCGTGCCGCGTACCTGCTGCTCAACCGCCTCGACAAGGAAGGCCCGATGGGCGTCAAGGCGCTCGCGGCGAGCATGGGGATCGACTCCTCGACGGTCACCCGTCAGGTGGCGCCGCTCGTGGACACCGGTCTCGTCAAGCGCACCTCGCACCCGGAGGACGGCCGCGCGGTGGTGCTCCAGCTGTCGCCTCGCGGGCTCTCCCGGCTTGAGGAGGTACGTTCCTCCAGGCGCCAGTTGATGGCCGAGCTGACCCAGGACTGGGCCCCCGAGGAGCGCGAGGCCTTCTGCTCCCTCCTCACCCGTTTCAACACCGCGCTCTCCACCCGCATGGCGGCCGCCCCGGAGGCACCGTCGGCGTCCTGA
- a CDS encoding ATP-binding cassette domain-containing protein, translating to MPGAIYAEGLVKTFGDVRALDGVDLDVPEGTVLGLLGPNGAGKTTTVRCLTTLLRPDRGKAIVAGIDVLKDPDAVRRSVGLSGQFAAVDEYLTGRENLQMVGQLYQMRAKDAKVRAGELLEQFHLADAADRPAKTYSGGMRRRLDLAAALVVSPPVMFMDEPTTGLDPRNRQQLWGVIKQLVSGGTTLLLTTQYLEEADHLAHDIAVVDHGRVIARGTSDQLKARTGGERVEVVVHEREHIPTAVEVLTGFGKGETTVEEHTRRLTVPVAGGAKLLAEVIRELDTRGIEIDDIGLRRPTLDDVFLSLTGHTAEVKDEAEGKAEAADAKGRGRRKEAGR from the coding sequence ATGCCAGGCGCCATCTATGCCGAAGGCCTGGTGAAGACCTTCGGTGACGTAAGAGCCCTGGACGGCGTCGACCTCGATGTCCCCGAGGGCACCGTCCTGGGTCTGCTCGGGCCGAACGGCGCGGGCAAGACGACCACCGTCCGATGCCTCACCACCCTGCTGCGGCCCGACCGCGGCAAGGCGATCGTCGCGGGCATCGACGTCCTGAAAGACCCCGACGCGGTACGCCGCTCGGTCGGCCTCTCCGGCCAGTTCGCCGCGGTCGACGAGTATCTGACGGGGCGCGAGAACCTGCAGATGGTCGGCCAGCTCTACCAGATGCGGGCCAAGGACGCGAAGGTGCGCGCGGGCGAGCTGCTGGAGCAGTTCCACCTCGCCGACGCCGCCGACCGGCCCGCCAAGACCTACTCCGGCGGTATGCGCCGCCGCCTCGACCTGGCGGCCGCGCTGGTGGTCTCACCGCCGGTGATGTTCATGGACGAGCCGACCACCGGACTCGATCCGCGCAACCGCCAGCAGCTGTGGGGGGTCATCAAGCAACTGGTCTCCGGCGGTACGACCCTGCTGCTCACCACCCAGTACCTCGAAGAGGCCGACCACCTCGCGCACGACATCGCCGTGGTCGACCACGGCCGCGTCATCGCCCGCGGCACCTCCGACCAGCTCAAGGCCCGCACCGGCGGCGAGCGCGTCGAGGTCGTCGTGCACGAACGCGAGCACATCCCGACCGCCGTCGAGGTGCTGACCGGTTTCGGCAAGGGTGAGACCACCGTCGAGGAGCACACGCGCCGGCTCACCGTGCCCGTGGCCGGCGGTGCCAAGCTCCTCGCCGAGGTCATCCGCGAGCTGGACACCCGAGGCATCGAGATCGACGACATCGGCCTGCGCCGCCCCACCCTGGACGACGTGTTCCTCTCCCTGACGGGACACACCGCCGAGGTGAAGGACGAGGCCGAGGGGAAAGCCGAGGCAGCCGACGCCAAGGGGCGGGGCCGCAGGAAGGAGGCCGGGAGGTGA
- the ilvA gene encoding threonine ammonia-lyase: protein MSYSTADSFPRVTLDDVRGAQKMLTGVSRVTAMEGSRHLSQLVGAPVHFKCENLQRTGSFKLRGAYVRIAGLLPEERAAGVVAASAGNHAQGVALASSLLGVRSTVFMPKGAPLPKISATEEYGAEVRLHGTVVDETLDAAQEYAAETGAVFIHPFDHHDIIAGQGTVGLEILEQCPEVRTIVVGIGGGGLAAGIAVAVKSLRPDVRVIGVQAEGAAAYPPSLAAGLPVAVANPATMADGIKVGRPGDVPFAIVADLVDEVRTVSEYNLSSALLLCLERAKLVVEPAGASPVAALLRDPQSFQGPVVAVLSGGNVDPLLLQRILRHGMAAGGRYLQVRLRLTDRPGALATLLGVLSVVDANVLDVSHVRTDPRLGLTEVEVELHLETRGPKHCAEVNHALREAGYTVID from the coding sequence ATGAGCTATAGCACGGCTGACTCCTTTCCGAGGGTGACGCTCGACGACGTGCGAGGCGCGCAGAAGATGCTTACGGGCGTTTCACGTGTCACCGCCATGGAGGGCAGCAGGCATCTGTCGCAGCTCGTCGGCGCGCCGGTGCACTTCAAGTGCGAGAACCTCCAGCGGACCGGCTCGTTCAAGCTGCGCGGCGCGTACGTCCGTATCGCCGGCCTGCTGCCGGAGGAGCGCGCCGCCGGCGTCGTCGCCGCGAGCGCGGGCAACCACGCCCAGGGCGTCGCCCTCGCCTCGTCACTGCTCGGCGTGCGCTCCACGGTCTTCATGCCGAAGGGCGCCCCACTGCCGAAGATCAGCGCGACCGAGGAGTACGGCGCCGAGGTGCGCCTGCACGGAACGGTGGTCGACGAGACGCTGGACGCTGCTCAGGAGTACGCGGCCGAGACGGGCGCGGTGTTCATCCACCCGTTCGACCATCACGACATCATCGCCGGTCAGGGCACGGTCGGTCTGGAGATCCTGGAGCAGTGCCCCGAGGTGCGCACGATCGTTGTCGGGATCGGCGGGGGCGGGCTCGCGGCGGGCATCGCGGTCGCGGTGAAGTCGCTGCGGCCGGATGTGCGCGTCATCGGCGTTCAGGCGGAGGGCGCGGCCGCGTACCCGCCCTCGCTCGCCGCCGGGCTGCCCGTGGCCGTGGCGAACCCGGCGACGATGGCCGACGGCATCAAGGTCGGAAGGCCCGGCGACGTGCCGTTCGCGATCGTCGCGGACCTGGTGGACGAGGTCCGTACGGTCTCGGAGTACAACCTCTCCAGCGCCCTGCTGCTCTGCCTGGAGCGGGCCAAGCTGGTCGTGGAACCGGCCGGCGCCAGCCCCGTCGCGGCCCTGCTGCGTGACCCGCAGTCCTTCCAGGGCCCGGTCGTCGCGGTGCTCTCCGGCGGCAACGTCGACCCGCTGCTGCTGCAGCGCATCCTGCGGCACGGCATGGCCGCCGGTGGCCGCTACCTGCAGGTTCGTCTCCGCCTGACCGACCGCCCGGGCGCCCTCGCGACGCTTCTCGGGGTGTTGTCAGTGGTCGACGCTAATGTCCTCGACGTGAGTCATGTGCGGACCGACCCCCGGCTCGGGCTCACGGAGGTGGAGGTCGAACTGCACCTGGAGACGAGGGGGCCGAAGCACTGCGCCGAGGTCAACCACGCCCTCCGTGAGGCGGGCTACACCGTCATCGACTGA
- a CDS encoding cystathionine gamma-synthase: protein MSDTHTSQHFETLAIHAGNTADPLTGAVVPPIYQVSTYKQDGVGGLRGGYEYSRSANPTRTALEENLAALEGGRRGLAFASGLAAEDCLLRTLLSPGDHVVIPNDAYGGTFRLFAKVVSRWGVDWSVADTGDPTAVRAAITPKTKVVWVETPSNPLLGITDIPAVAQVAREAGAKLVVDNTFATPYLQQPLALGADVVVHSLTKYMGGHSDVVGGALIVGDQDLGEELAYHQNAMGAVAGPFDAWLVLRGTKTLAVRMDRHSENATKVADMLTRHARVSRVLYPGLPEHPGHEVAAKQMKAFGGMVSFQVTGGEEAAVAVCDRARVFTLGESLGGVESLIEHPGRMTHASAAGSALEVPADLVRLSVGIENVDDLLEDLQQALG from the coding sequence ATGAGCGACACCCACACCAGCCAACACTTCGAGACCCTCGCGATCCACGCGGGCAACACCGCGGATCCCCTCACCGGCGCGGTCGTCCCGCCGATCTACCAGGTCTCGACCTACAAGCAGGACGGCGTAGGCGGCCTGCGCGGCGGCTACGAGTACAGCCGCAGCGCCAACCCCACCCGCACCGCGCTGGAGGAGAACCTCGCCGCCCTGGAGGGCGGCCGCCGCGGCCTCGCGTTCGCGTCCGGCCTGGCCGCCGAGGACTGCCTGCTGCGTACGCTGCTCAGCCCCGGCGACCACGTGGTCATCCCCAACGACGCGTACGGCGGCACGTTCCGCCTCTTCGCGAAGGTCGTCTCCCGGTGGGGCGTGGACTGGTCCGTCGCCGACACCGGCGACCCCACGGCCGTCCGGGCCGCCATCACCCCGAAGACGAAGGTCGTCTGGGTGGAGACCCCTTCCAACCCGCTGCTCGGCATCACCGACATCCCGGCCGTCGCCCAGGTCGCCCGCGAGGCCGGCGCGAAGCTGGTCGTCGACAACACCTTCGCCACCCCCTACCTCCAGCAGCCGCTCGCGCTCGGCGCGGACGTCGTCGTGCACTCGCTCACCAAGTACATGGGCGGCCACTCGGACGTCGTCGGCGGCGCCCTGATCGTCGGCGACCAGGACCTGGGCGAGGAACTGGCGTACCACCAGAACGCGATGGGCGCGGTGGCCGGGCCCTTCGACGCCTGGCTGGTGCTGCGCGGCACCAAGACGCTCGCCGTCCGCATGGACCGGCACAGCGAGAACGCCACCAAGGTCGCCGACATGCTCACCCGGCACGCGCGCGTGTCCCGTGTTCTCTACCCCGGCCTGCCCGAGCACCCCGGGCACGAGGTCGCCGCCAAGCAGATGAAGGCGTTCGGCGGCATGGTGTCGTTCCAGGTCACCGGCGGTGAGGAAGCGGCGGTCGCGGTCTGCGACCGCGCCAGGGTGTTCACCCTCGGCGAGTCGCTGGGCGGTGTCGAGTCCCTGATCGAGCATCCGGGACGCATGACGCACGCCTCCGCGGCCGGCTCCGCCCTGGAGGTCCCCGCCGACCTCGTACGCCTCTCCGTGGGCATCGAGAACGTGGACGACCTCCTGGAGGACCTCCAGCAGGCCCTGGGCTAG
- a CDS encoding sigma factor-like helix-turn-helix DNA-binding protein: MRERHGAQGARRAREFEAFVAGAAGRLLQTATLLTAEPPNDNPRARRLLTHALAHTYAIWDRLRGEDPYDRTRQQLALRFARGAWHHHGLFRPAPGGALGMLSPQERLILVLRLYEGVAEEQTAALLGLPVERVRTICLRAMATVLHPPREAARGVAEVAPS; the protein is encoded by the coding sequence GTGCGAGAACGGCATGGGGCCCAAGGCGCCCGAAGGGCCCGGGAGTTCGAGGCGTTCGTCGCGGGTGCGGCGGGGCGGCTGTTGCAGACCGCCACCCTGCTCACGGCGGAACCGCCGAACGACAACCCGCGCGCGCGGCGGCTGCTGACCCATGCCCTCGCCCACACGTACGCCATCTGGGACCGGCTGCGCGGCGAGGACCCCTACGACCGGACCCGTCAGCAGCTGGCCCTCCGTTTCGCGCGCGGGGCCTGGCACCACCACGGCCTCTTCCGCCCCGCGCCCGGCGGCGCACTGGGCATGCTCAGCCCCCAGGAGCGGCTGATCCTCGTCCTCAGGCTCTACGAGGGTGTCGCCGAGGAACAGACGGCGGCGCTCCTCGGGCTGCCCGTCGAACGCGTACGGACGATCTGTCTGCGCGCGATGGCTACCGTCCTGCATCCCCCGCGCGAGGCCGCCCGCGGGGTGGCGGAGGTGGCGCCGTCATGA
- a CDS encoding ABC transporter permease yields the protein MSIVTDAVRVAPPGNPITQSIRDSLVIAKRNLIRMSRIPEMVIFGLIQPVMFVVLFSYVFGGSMTVGGTTDSAVYREFLMAGIFAQTVTFATAGAGAGIADDMHKGLIDRFRSLPMARGAVLTGRTLADLVQTALTLAVLAVVALLVGWRTHTSIGEVLGAFGLLLLLGYAFTWVGALIGLSVRTPEAATSGGLIWLFPVTFISNAFVDSSRMTPWLRHVADWNPFSATVQACRELFGNPGVSPSDAWPMQHPVWASLIYSVLIIVIFRTLSVRKYRSATA from the coding sequence GTGAGCATCGTCACCGACGCCGTGCGGGTCGCACCGCCAGGCAATCCGATCACCCAGTCCATCCGGGACTCGCTGGTCATCGCCAAGCGCAATCTGATTCGAATGTCCCGAATTCCAGAAATGGTAATTTTCGGGCTTATTCAACCTGTCATGTTCGTAGTGCTGTTCAGCTATGTGTTCGGCGGCTCCATGACTGTCGGCGGCACCACGGACTCCGCCGTCTACCGCGAGTTCCTGATGGCCGGCATCTTCGCGCAGACCGTCACCTTCGCCACCGCCGGCGCCGGAGCGGGCATCGCCGACGACATGCACAAGGGGCTCATCGACCGCTTCCGCTCGCTGCCCATGGCGCGCGGGGCCGTGCTGACCGGACGGACGCTCGCCGACCTGGTCCAGACGGCGCTCACCCTGGCCGTGCTGGCCGTGGTCGCCCTGCTGGTCGGCTGGCGCACCCACACCAGCATCGGCGAGGTCCTCGGCGCCTTCGGGCTGCTGCTCCTGCTCGGCTACGCGTTCACCTGGGTCGGTGCGCTCATCGGCCTCTCCGTGCGCACCCCCGAAGCGGCCACCTCCGGCGGGCTGATCTGGCTGTTCCCGGTCACGTTCATCTCGAACGCGTTTGTGGACTCCAGCCGTATGACGCCTTGGCTGCGGCATGTCGCCGACTGGAACCCGTTCAGCGCCACCGTCCAGGCCTGCCGTGAGTTGTTCGGCAACCCGGGGGTGTCGCCGTCGGACGCCTGGCCCATGCAGCACCCGGTGTGGGCCTCGCTGATCTACTCGGTCCTGATCATCGTCATATTCCGGACCCTGTCCGTACGGAAGTACCGCTCGGCGACGGCATGA
- the mca gene encoding mycothiol conjugate amidase Mca, translating into MAVHAHPDDESSKGAATMAKYVSEGVDVLVVTCTGGERGSILNPKLQGDKYIEEHIHEVRKKEMDEAREILGVGQEWLGFVDSGLPEGDPLPPLPDGCFALEDVDKAAGELVRKIRAFRPQVITTYDENGGYPHPDHIMTHKISMVAFEGAADAEKYPEAEYGPAYQPQKLYYNQGFNRPRTEALHHALVSRGMESPYGDWLKRWDESDHKDRTLTTHVPCADFYEIRDKALIAHATQIDPDGGWFRVPMEIQKEVWPTEEYELAKSLVDTSLPEDDLFAGIR; encoded by the coding sequence ATGGCCGTGCACGCGCACCCCGACGACGAGTCGAGCAAGGGTGCGGCCACCATGGCGAAGTATGTGTCCGAGGGGGTGGACGTGCTGGTCGTGACCTGCACGGGCGGCGAGCGCGGCTCCATCCTCAATCCCAAGCTGCAAGGCGACAAGTACATCGAGGAGCACATTCACGAGGTACGCAAGAAGGAGATGGACGAGGCCCGCGAGATCCTCGGAGTCGGGCAGGAGTGGCTCGGCTTCGTCGACTCCGGTCTCCCGGAGGGCGACCCCCTCCCGCCCCTTCCCGACGGCTGCTTCGCCCTGGAGGACGTCGACAAGGCGGCCGGTGAGCTGGTCCGGAAGATCCGCGCGTTCCGTCCCCAGGTGATCACCACCTACGACGAGAACGGCGGGTACCCGCACCCCGACCACATCATGACCCACAAGATCTCGATGGTGGCGTTCGAGGGGGCGGCGGACGCCGAGAAGTACCCCGAGGCCGAGTACGGCCCGGCGTACCAGCCGCAGAAGCTGTACTACAACCAGGGCTTCAACCGCCCCCGCACCGAGGCGCTGCACCACGCCCTGGTGTCGCGCGGCATGGAGTCCCCGTACGGCGACTGGCTCAAGCGCTGGGACGAGTCCGATCACAAGGACCGCACCCTCACCACGCATGTGCCCTGCGCCGACTTCTACGAGATCCGTGACAAGGCACTCATCGCCCACGCCACGCAGATCGACCCCGACGGCGGCTGGTTCCGCGTTCCCATGGAGATCCAGAAGGAGGTCTGGCCCACCGAGGAGTACGAGCTCGCGAAGTCCCTCGTGGACACCTCCCTCCCCGAGGACGACCTCTTTGCGGGCATCCGCTAG
- the msrA gene encoding peptide-methionine (S)-S-oxide reductase MsrA, with the protein MLFGRTPQLPTPEQALRGRAESPFTVPDRHTVLGTPLLGPYPEHLETADFGLGCFWGAERKFWQLPAGMWTTLVGYQGGFTENPTYEEVCSGLTGHTEAVRVVYDPALISYERLLQVFWESHNPTQGFRQGNDVGTQYRSAVYTHTPAQAAAAEASREAYQKVLASSGYGEITTEILPAEGRTFYPAEGYHQQYLEKNPAGYCGIGGTGVSCPIGVAKADG; encoded by the coding sequence ATGCTCTTCGGCCGCACGCCCCAGCTGCCCACCCCCGAGCAGGCTCTGCGTGGCCGCGCCGAGTCGCCGTTCACCGTGCCCGACCGCCACACCGTGCTCGGCACCCCGCTCCTCGGCCCCTACCCCGAGCACCTGGAGACCGCCGACTTCGGCCTCGGCTGCTTCTGGGGCGCCGAGCGGAAGTTCTGGCAGCTCCCGGCGGGCATGTGGACGACCCTCGTCGGCTACCAGGGCGGCTTCACGGAGAACCCCACCTACGAAGAGGTCTGCTCCGGCCTCACCGGCCACACCGAGGCCGTCCGCGTCGTGTACGACCCCGCCCTCATCTCCTACGAGCGTCTCCTCCAGGTCTTCTGGGAGTCCCACAACCCGACGCAGGGCTTCCGCCAGGGCAACGACGTCGGCACCCAGTACCGCTCCGCCGTCTACACCCACACCCCGGCCCAGGCCGCGGCCGCCGAAGCCTCCCGCGAGGCCTACCAGAAGGTCCTGGCCTCGTCCGGCTACGGCGAGATCACCACGGAGATCCTCCCGGCGGAGGGCCGCACCTTCTACCCGGCCGAGGGCTATCACCAGCAGTACCTGGAGAAGAACCCGGCGGGCTACTGCGGCATCGGCGGCACGGGCGTGTCCTGCCCGATCGGCGTGGCCAAGGCGGATGGCTGA
- a CDS encoding M48 family metallopeptidase: MGATLRALRALVLLAGFYLLGVILLAALAGADYLLYLHAPTSLATKLYVVSVLLAIPLVRGLFMLRTPRSEELPGLPVTEADEPEVWRTVRELADKVGTRAPSRIVLTADVNAAVSEDARLLGLLPGPRRLYLGVPLLQGLTEAQSRAVLAHELGHYSNADTRLAAITVRGRAQVLRTIRHFEERADKTAGRERARQEKKNAKATAKGKETKEIDTGHAGVTYRVMAKIYIGYAKLYIRATLAGSRRQEYAADAAAARIAGREATASALREIPALDAAFGFYMNSYATLGAEARLLPPRGEFFGGYGRMLSARQLELVGLRTELPTEPSSPYDSHPPIADRVQRIEELPADGRADEAKGAALGLLADPDRTLAALEDAVLAEDVRRFRRAGDWQELLDGSMAANFAGLDTALHRALAMYTKDHPSLPALLKVIDDGQLWQLARRLPLSDQAAEAQGRAFREFVRPALADALQGMVLAELSAHSRLRWEFSWSEPASVHLPPAPDGMETDLGAALDAAIADHPDTGPLRALLPAPQGPAARETDAPR, encoded by the coding sequence ATGGGCGCGACCCTGCGCGCACTGCGCGCCCTCGTGCTGCTCGCCGGCTTCTATCTGCTCGGCGTGATCCTGCTCGCGGCGCTCGCCGGCGCCGACTACCTGCTCTACCTGCACGCTCCGACCAGCCTCGCGACCAAGCTGTACGTGGTCTCCGTACTGCTGGCGATCCCGCTGGTCCGCGGTCTTTTCATGCTGCGGACCCCGAGGAGCGAGGAGTTGCCGGGCCTGCCGGTGACAGAGGCCGACGAGCCCGAAGTCTGGCGGACCGTACGGGAGCTGGCCGACAAGGTCGGCACCCGGGCGCCGTCCCGGATCGTGCTGACGGCCGACGTCAACGCCGCCGTCAGCGAGGACGCCCGGCTGCTCGGCCTGCTGCCCGGCCCACGCCGCCTCTACCTCGGCGTACCGCTGCTGCAGGGCCTGACCGAGGCGCAGTCGCGCGCGGTCCTCGCCCATGAGCTGGGCCACTACTCGAACGCCGACACCCGGCTCGCCGCGATCACCGTGCGCGGCCGGGCCCAGGTGCTGCGCACCATCCGGCACTTCGAGGAGCGCGCCGACAAGACCGCCGGGCGCGAACGGGCCCGGCAGGAGAAGAAGAACGCCAAGGCCACGGCCAAGGGCAAGGAGACCAAGGAGATCGACACCGGGCACGCGGGCGTCACGTACCGCGTGATGGCGAAGATCTACATCGGCTACGCCAAGCTGTACATCCGCGCCACGCTCGCCGGTTCGCGCCGCCAGGAGTACGCCGCCGACGCGGCGGCCGCCCGGATCGCCGGGCGGGAGGCCACCGCGTCCGCGCTGCGCGAGATACCGGCGCTGGACGCCGCGTTCGGCTTCTACATGAACAGCTACGCCACCCTCGGCGCCGAGGCCCGGCTGCTGCCGCCGCGCGGTGAGTTCTTCGGCGGCTACGGGCGGATGCTCTCCGCCCGTCAGCTCGAACTGGTCGGTCTGCGCACCGAGTTGCCCACCGAGCCCTCGTCGCCGTACGACTCTCACCCGCCCATCGCCGACCGGGTCCAGCGCATCGAGGAACTGCCCGCCGACGGCCGGGCGGACGAGGCCAAGGGCGCGGCGCTCGGACTGCTGGCCGACCCGGACCGGACCCTGGCGGCGCTGGAGGACGCGGTCCTCGCCGAGGACGTCCGGCGCTTCCGGCGCGCCGGTGACTGGCAGGAACTGCTCGACGGTTCGATGGCCGCGAACTTCGCCGGTCTCGACACCGCGCTGCACCGGGCGCTGGCGATGTACACCAAGGACCACCCGTCCCTGCCCGCGCTGCTCAAGGTGATCGACGACGGTCAGCTGTGGCAGCTGGCGCGGCGGCTGCCCCTGTCGGACCAGGCGGCCGAGGCGCAGGGCCGGGCCTTCCGCGAGTTCGTCCGGCCCGCGCTGGCGGACGCGCTGCAGGGCATGGTGCTGGCCGAGCTGAGCGCCCACTCCCGGCTGCGCTGGGAGTTCTCCTGGTCGGAGCCGGCCTCGGTGCATCTGCCGCCCGCGCCGGACGGCATGGAGACCGACCTCGGCGCCGCCCTTGACGCGGCGATCGCCGACCACCCCGACACCGGGCCGCTGCGCGCGCTGCTGCCCGCTCCCCAAGGACCCGCCGCCCGAGAAACGGACGCACCGCGATGA
- the greA gene encoding transcription elongation factor GreA, whose amino-acid sequence MTQTSENVTWLTQEAYNQLKAELEYLSGPARTEIAAKIAAAREEGDLRENGGYHAAKEEQGKQELRVRQLTQLLENAKVGEAPASADGAVAPGMVVTIAFDGDEDDTLTFLLASREYASSDIETYSPQSPLGSGVTGKKVGEDAQYELPNGKFASVKILKAVPYQS is encoded by the coding sequence GTGACCCAGACCAGCGAGAACGTCACCTGGCTGACCCAGGAGGCGTACAACCAGCTCAAGGCCGAGCTGGAGTACCTGTCTGGTCCTGCGCGCACGGAAATCGCCGCCAAGATCGCGGCCGCGCGCGAGGAGGGCGACCTGCGCGAGAACGGCGGGTACCACGCGGCCAAGGAGGAGCAGGGCAAGCAGGAGCTCCGCGTGCGCCAGCTGACCCAGCTCCTGGAGAACGCCAAGGTCGGTGAGGCTCCGGCGTCGGCGGACGGAGCGGTGGCGCCCGGCATGGTCGTGACGATCGCCTTCGACGGTGACGAGGACGACACGCTGACGTTCCTGCTCGCCTCGCGCGAGTACGCGAGCTCCGACATCGAGACCTACTCCCCCCAGTCCCCACTGGGCTCGGGCGTGACCGGCAAGAAGGTCGGTGAGGACGCCCAGTACGAGCTGCCGAACGGCAAGTTCGCCTCGGTGAAGATCCTCAAGGCCGTGCCCTATCAGAGCTGA
- a CDS encoding MBL fold metallo-hydrolase: MPLQKVRPGTVHRVRPDISVLADSLEVPGIGHIPVNAFVLLAAQPVVVDSGLGLPDRNFVETLGTVLDPADVRWIWLTHPDRDHTGGIFDLLAAASEARVVTTFIGAGILSCERPLPLDRCYLLNPGETMDIGDRTLTGFRPPLFDNPATVGFFDDHSGVCFSSDCFGAPLPTADLAQADDIRDVAVDDLRTAQLLWATVDSPWVRTVDMEKFLATFQPLKDRKPDLVLSTHLPPAAGITGSLLDTLATAPDAPPFMGPDQAALEQMLAGFEPEGGGH, encoded by the coding sequence ATGCCCCTGCAAAAGGTCCGACCGGGTACGGTCCACAGGGTCCGCCCGGACATCAGCGTGCTGGCTGACAGCCTGGAAGTCCCCGGGATCGGACATATCCCGGTCAACGCCTTCGTCCTGCTGGCCGCCCAGCCGGTCGTGGTCGACAGCGGCCTGGGCCTGCCCGACCGGAACTTCGTCGAGACGCTCGGCACGGTGCTGGACCCGGCGGACGTGCGCTGGATCTGGCTCACCCACCCCGACCGCGACCACACGGGCGGGATATTCGACCTGCTGGCGGCGGCATCCGAGGCACGCGTCGTGACGACGTTCATCGGCGCGGGGATCCTCTCCTGCGAACGCCCGCTGCCCCTCGACCGCTGCTATCTCCTGAACCCCGGCGAGACGATGGACATAGGCGACCGCACCCTCACCGGTTTCCGCCCGCCCCTGTTCGACAACCCCGCCACCGTCGGCTTCTTCGACGACCACTCCGGCGTCTGCTTCAGCTCCGACTGCTTCGGCGCGCCCCTCCCCACGGCCGACCTCGCCCAGGCCGATGACATCCGTGACGTCGCCGTCGACGACCTGCGCACCGCCCAGCTCCTCTGGGCCACGGTGGACAGCCCCTGGGTCAGGACGGTCGACATGGAGAAGTTCCTCGCGACCTTCCAGCCCCTCAAGGACCGCAAGCCCGACCTCGTCCTCTCCACCCACCTCCCCCCGGCCGCCGGCATCACCGGTTCCCTCCTCGACACCCTCGCCACCGCCCCGGACGCCCCACCGTTCATGGGGCCGGACCAGGCGGCGCTGGAACAGATGCTCGCGGGGTTCGAGCCGGAGGGGGGCGGGCACTGA